Proteins co-encoded in one Coriobacterium glomerans PW2 genomic window:
- a CDS encoding zinc ribbon domain-containing protein gives MQQYAKELMSPQIMAVIYLFIGFIIAIYLLSIVYVVIDARRRGVEMYWLWGFIAIVPFAGIVAYLVLRPSTFLADREEQRLDVALRERQLAQYGSCPQCGAPIEKDFIVCPVCNTQVRNVCPSCKRPLDANWKVCPYCRTHIK, from the coding sequence ATGCAACAGTACGCGAAAGAACTCATGTCGCCTCAGATCATGGCGGTCATCTACCTGTTCATCGGATTCATCATCGCGATCTATCTGCTTTCGATCGTCTACGTCGTCATTGACGCCCGCCGACGCGGTGTCGAGATGTATTGGCTGTGGGGATTCATCGCCATCGTCCCGTTTGCCGGCATCGTCGCCTATCTCGTGTTGCGGCCGAGCACGTTTCTCGCGGATCGCGAGGAGCAGAGGCTCGACGTCGCTCTCCGCGAGCGGCAGCTCGCCCAGTACGGGTCATGTCCGCAGTGCGGAGCTCCGATCGAAAAGGACTTCATCGTCTGCCCCGTGTGCAACACGCAGGTCAGAAATGTGTGCCCGTCATGCAAGCGGCCGCTGGATGCGAACTGGAAGGTTTGCCCCTACTGCAGGACGCATATCAAATAG
- a CDS encoding bifunctional folylpolyglutamate synthase/dihydrofolate synthase → MSASIAPDEESARYEIPFRVPKLSYEQARARAADTGRISSGATPLLETVVDMLEMLERPDRHLACLQIAGTNGKTSTARFSAAILAGEGKRAALYTSPELVRVPERMEVCGSVVSDDMFAHGVSAAVEAGRRVNAARSAANKQEYVITPFDLLTVAALVIFALEAVDVAVLEVGLGGRWDATSATDPVAVAITGIGLDHMGILGDTLAEIAAEKAAVVKPGRICVLGEGTHEASVERVMDERCRSCGVEPLIANHELLHAPEHLGDSVAFSTRTARFLYRVKMPKPIYQAQNAATAIMLVEAYLGRQLDGERLESSLASCPTPGRFDLIRSHPLLLVDACHNPQSCEVFVSALDAIEADKRCRPTLLIAALSDKDVEGVAAALIPAFPRVAVTQTKSSRAVRASDLARIVRCELERENRDEHDLIGVFPTVRHALRALSDSASSVVAAGTITLAGEVAGIARR, encoded by the coding sequence TTGAGCGCATCGATCGCGCCAGATGAGGAGTCGGCTCGCTACGAGATTCCGTTCCGCGTCCCGAAGCTGAGCTATGAGCAGGCCCGCGCGCGAGCAGCGGATACCGGTCGCATATCGAGCGGTGCCACCCCGCTGCTCGAGACCGTCGTCGATATGCTCGAGATGCTCGAGCGTCCCGATCGCCACCTGGCGTGCCTGCAGATCGCCGGTACGAACGGAAAGACCTCGACAGCTCGCTTCAGCGCAGCGATTCTCGCCGGCGAGGGAAAGCGCGCGGCACTGTATACATCTCCCGAGCTCGTGCGCGTCCCCGAGCGAATGGAAGTGTGCGGATCGGTGGTCTCAGACGACATGTTCGCGCACGGTGTCTCGGCGGCGGTCGAGGCGGGAAGACGTGTCAACGCGGCTCGCAGCGCAGCGAACAAGCAGGAATACGTCATCACTCCCTTTGATCTGCTCACGGTTGCCGCGCTCGTCATCTTCGCTCTCGAAGCCGTCGATGTCGCCGTGCTCGAGGTCGGCCTCGGCGGCAGATGGGATGCAACCAGCGCCACGGATCCGGTGGCTGTCGCCATCACGGGCATCGGTCTCGATCACATGGGCATCCTGGGTGACACGCTCGCTGAGATCGCCGCAGAGAAAGCCGCCGTCGTGAAGCCCGGGCGGATCTGCGTTCTCGGAGAGGGTACCCATGAGGCCAGCGTCGAGCGCGTCATGGACGAGCGCTGTCGCTCCTGCGGCGTCGAGCCCCTGATCGCGAACCATGAGCTGCTGCATGCGCCGGAGCATCTGGGGGATTCCGTCGCGTTCTCGACGAGAACGGCCCGCTTCCTCTACCGCGTGAAGATGCCCAAGCCAATCTACCAGGCACAAAACGCAGCGACGGCCATCATGCTCGTCGAAGCTTATCTTGGTCGGCAGCTAGACGGCGAGCGGCTGGAGTCGAGTCTCGCGTCATGCCCTACTCCGGGTCGTTTCGATCTCATTCGAAGCCATCCGCTTCTGCTCGTCGACGCCTGTCATAATCCGCAGTCCTGCGAGGTGTTCGTCTCAGCGCTCGACGCGATCGAGGCGGATAAGCGATGTCGGCCGACATTGCTCATCGCCGCGCTCTCCGACAAGGATGTCGAAGGTGTCGCCGCCGCTCTCATCCCCGCGTTTCCCCGCGTTGCCGTCACCCAGACGAAGTCGAGTCGCGCCGTGCGCGCCTCGGATCTCGCCCGGATCGTGCGGTGCGAGCTCGAACGCGAGAACCGCGACGAGCACGATCTCATTGGTGTCTTCCCAACGGTTCGTCACGCGTTGCGCGCGCTTTCGGATTCGGCATCATCCGTGGTCGCTGCTGGAACGATCACGCTGGCCGGTGAGGTCGCAGGGATCGCGCGACGCTAG
- a CDS encoding histidinol-phosphatase HisJ family protein encodes MLADYHVHSAFSDDSNYAVRDICRDALRLNLDEICFTDHVDPGVKPEFDHPESARIENGTAITNVDYKSYFPEIQRMRERCAPDLRVRCGLELGVQTGTAAFSAQLVERYRSSLDFVILSIHQIDNLELWTGEFQAKRSRRACYEAYYEEMLRVQERFDGYSVLGHLDLIRRYDSAGPWPFERNRDIIAAILSRAIADGKGIEVNTSSFRYGLDDLQPSTEILELYRDLGGRILTIGSDSHKPEHLGSWLSLVARRLEAMGFSELCTFERMEPVFHPLR; translated from the coding sequence ATGCTGGCGGATTACCACGTTCACTCAGCGTTCAGCGATGACTCGAACTATGCGGTCCGAGACATCTGCCGCGATGCGCTCCGTCTCAATCTGGACGAGATCTGCTTCACCGACCATGTTGACCCGGGCGTCAAGCCCGAATTCGACCATCCCGAGTCCGCTCGCATCGAGAACGGGACGGCCATCACGAATGTCGATTACAAGAGCTACTTTCCCGAGATCCAGCGGATGCGCGAGCGATGCGCACCTGATCTGCGCGTGCGCTGCGGACTCGAGCTCGGTGTCCAAACCGGCACGGCGGCGTTCTCGGCTCAGTTGGTCGAGAGATACCGCAGCTCTCTTGACTTCGTGATCCTGTCGATTCACCAGATCGACAATCTCGAGCTGTGGACCGGGGAGTTTCAGGCGAAGCGGAGTCGTCGGGCCTGTTACGAGGCCTACTACGAGGAGATGCTGCGCGTGCAGGAGCGCTTTGACGGATACTCGGTCCTGGGCCATCTCGATCTCATCAGGCGCTACGATTCGGCCGGACCCTGGCCTTTCGAGAGAAACCGCGATATCATCGCGGCGATCCTTTCGCGCGCGATCGCCGATGGAAAGGGAATCGAGGTCAACACCTCGTCTTTCCGCTATGGACTTGACGACCTCCAACCTTCGACCGAGATCCTCGAGCTCTACCGCGATCTCGGGGGTCGCATCCTGACCATCGGAAGCGACTCGCACAAACCCGAGCATCTGGGATCCTGGCTTTCGTTGGTCGCTCGGAGGTTGGAGGCGATGGGATTCAGCGAGCTGTGCACGTTCGAGAGGATGGAGCCCGTCTTTCACCCGCTGCGCTAG
- a CDS encoding HAD family hydrolase has product MSEVYDAVLFDMDGTLLDTELMSLVTWNDVESVLGVRVSEELARSFIGLGRSSILELLRLGLAGSIDGPGQPRAEDVFDAHARCWRAMRERAPIPLKGDDLPALLGDLVHRGVRLAVASSSERSAVEANLRRAGILGFFEALVCGGEVGCGKPSPDIYLMAAHQVGTAPARCLVVEDSPLGVRAGVAAGMDTVFVPDLIAADDQTRAACIAVCEKIDDIGALFARCG; this is encoded by the coding sequence ATGAGCGAGGTATATGACGCGGTTCTGTTCGATATGGATGGAACGCTGCTCGACACGGAGCTGATGTCGCTCGTAACCTGGAATGACGTGGAGTCCGTGTTGGGCGTACGCGTATCCGAGGAGCTCGCACGCTCCTTCATTGGACTGGGGCGCTCATCGATCTTGGAGCTTTTGCGTCTCGGGCTCGCCGGCTCGATCGACGGGCCCGGTCAACCGCGTGCCGAAGATGTGTTCGATGCGCACGCGCGCTGCTGGCGCGCCATGCGAGAGCGCGCGCCCATTCCGCTTAAAGGGGATGATCTCCCCGCGCTGCTCGGAGATCTGGTTCATCGCGGGGTCCGGCTCGCGGTCGCCTCCTCCTCCGAGCGATCGGCAGTCGAGGCGAATCTGAGGCGCGCGGGCATCCTTGGCTTCTTCGAAGCCCTGGTTTGCGGCGGGGAGGTCGGGTGCGGAAAGCCGAGTCCGGACATCTATCTCATGGCCGCGCATCAGGTGGGGACGGCACCGGCCCGCTGTCTGGTTGTCGAAGATTCTCCGCTTGGTGTCCGAGCGGGGGTGGCCGCCGGCATGGATACGGTGTTCGTGCCTGATCTCATAGCCGCCGATGACCAGACGCGCGCGGCGTGCATCGCCGTCTGTGAAAAGATCGATGATATCGGTGCCCTTTTCGCCCGATGCGGCTGA
- a CDS encoding 5-formyltetrahydrofolate cyclo-ligase produces MRAAKCDLRKRLVRTRDARDPLARARTDARIAETLFSDEIWRCAQIVYSYVSIASEVSTRSIIARAWQSNKRVRVPRCERGTLRLSWHEIGSLAELEIGALGIPEPAVLERTGFDAPEDAGSCCGINASLAIVPGLAFDPHGNRLGYGGGCYDRFLASFDGVSVGLARETQLLASLAEMGVVETHDVPVEYVATERRILAARSARSDL; encoded by the coding sequence GTGCGCGCCGCGAAATGTGATCTTCGCAAGAGGCTCGTCCGGACCCGAGATGCGCGAGATCCCCTCGCTCGAGCGCGCACCGACGCCAGGATAGCAGAGACGCTCTTCAGTGACGAGATATGGCGGTGCGCCCAGATCGTCTACAGCTATGTCTCCATCGCATCGGAGGTCTCCACGCGATCGATCATCGCGCGCGCCTGGCAGTCGAACAAGCGAGTTCGCGTGCCGAGGTGCGAGCGGGGCACCTTGAGACTCAGCTGGCATGAGATCGGCTCCCTCGCCGAACTTGAGATCGGTGCGCTGGGCATACCCGAACCCGCCGTCCTCGAGCGGACCGGCTTCGATGCGCCCGAGGATGCAGGCTCCTGTTGCGGAATCAACGCCAGCTTGGCGATCGTTCCCGGTCTCGCGTTCGATCCTCATGGCAACAGATTGGGCTATGGCGGGGGCTGCTATGATCGGTTTCTCGCTTCATTCGACGGGGTATCGGTCGGGCTGGCCCGCGAGACGCAGCTTCTTGCAAGCCTTGCGGAGATGGGCGTTGTGGAGACCCATGATGTGCCGGTCGAATACGTGGCCACCGAGCGCCGAATTCTGGCCGCTCGATCGGCCCGCTCAGATCTGTGA
- a CDS encoding valine--tRNA ligase has protein sequence MEAMEKSYDPAASEPAILQRWLASDSYLRHPGKGDCTITIPPPNVTGILHAGHALDDAIQDAIVRQARMRGRSTRWIFGTDHAGIATQTRVDKKLKEEGVSRLELGREKFIEACWDWTREYGGIIQEQIKRMGCSVDLEHERFTMDADYAQAVRRVFVDWYRDGLIYRGRRIVNWCPSCKTAISDDEAEYHAEAGHLWLLRYPLAEPVEGVDHIVVATTRPETMLGDTGIAVSPKDPAKAAFVGATVVLPIVGRKIPIFADYHVDPGFGTGYVKVTPAHDPNDYAMGEAHGLESINIFDERARVVEGYGEFSGLDRDEARERIVAWFSEHGLLERVEDHEHSVMHCYRCDSSLEPWLSEQWFVAVDRLRGPATEAVTSGAVTFHPKRWEQTYLTWMAGVKDWCISRQLWWGHRIPVFYCEDCGWTDALIEDVEICPVCGGRHVHQDENVLDTWFSSQLWTFATQGWPQTPEALEGHHPTTALVTARDIIALWVARMIMSSLYFLGEVPFHDVVIYPTILAADGSRMSKSKGNGVDPMDLIERYGADAMRFNLLSLCTGNQDVRFDAEFDPKTGDFVRSARTEQARAFVTKIWNASRFLLLNMDGYTPGPPVADTAADAWILSRLAKTAAAVTDGIAGYAFGDTARTIHGFVWNEVCDWYIEVTKTRLKDVSSRAQTQRNLIFVLDVSLRLLHPLMPFVTEAIWGSMPASWLDFSRDGQSHERAEQLMDAAWPEPEALSAYIDERSERAFELARSVVAAVRSTRARYRLSPRAALGVRVRTQVPAVAETLREQADFICGIAAVRDLEVSSADGFHKPTGSVTVVEPDFDVHVIVGDLVDLEAERLRLAREIERARADLAGVERTLSNQGFISKAAPEIVSRKRNRARELTETIQGLVDQAHELD, from the coding sequence ATGGAAGCGATGGAAAAAAGCTATGATCCCGCCGCTAGCGAGCCAGCGATTCTCCAACGCTGGCTTGCGAGCGACAGCTATCTGCGACATCCCGGCAAAGGCGACTGCACGATCACTATCCCGCCGCCCAACGTCACCGGCATCCTGCATGCGGGCCATGCCCTCGATGACGCGATCCAAGACGCCATCGTGCGACAGGCTCGCATGCGCGGGCGCTCCACACGGTGGATCTTCGGGACCGATCACGCTGGAATCGCCACGCAGACCAGAGTCGACAAGAAGCTCAAGGAGGAGGGCGTCTCCCGTCTCGAGCTCGGGCGCGAGAAATTCATCGAGGCCTGCTGGGATTGGACCCGGGAATACGGCGGAATCATCCAAGAGCAGATCAAGCGCATGGGATGCTCGGTCGATCTCGAGCACGAGCGCTTCACGATGGATGCGGACTACGCCCAAGCGGTGCGCCGCGTCTTCGTCGACTGGTACCGCGACGGTCTGATCTACCGCGGTCGCAGGATCGTGAACTGGTGCCCTTCCTGCAAGACGGCCATCTCCGATGATGAAGCCGAATACCATGCCGAGGCGGGCCACCTCTGGTTGCTGCGCTACCCGCTCGCCGAGCCGGTTGAGGGAGTGGATCATATCGTGGTCGCCACCACCCGTCCGGAGACCATGCTCGGCGACACCGGCATCGCGGTGAGCCCGAAGGATCCTGCAAAGGCGGCGTTCGTCGGAGCCACCGTCGTGTTGCCGATCGTCGGCCGCAAGATCCCGATCTTCGCGGACTACCACGTCGATCCCGGCTTCGGGACCGGCTATGTGAAAGTGACTCCCGCCCATGATCCGAACGATTACGCCATGGGCGAGGCGCACGGGCTGGAGAGCATCAACATCTTCGATGAGCGCGCGCGCGTCGTGGAGGGTTACGGCGAGTTCAGCGGACTCGATCGCGACGAGGCACGTGAGCGGATCGTCGCCTGGTTCTCAGAGCACGGCCTGCTCGAGCGCGTCGAGGATCATGAGCACTCCGTCATGCACTGCTATCGCTGCGATTCCTCTCTGGAGCCATGGCTGTCCGAGCAGTGGTTCGTGGCCGTCGATCGCCTCCGGGGTCCAGCCACCGAGGCTGTGACCTCAGGTGCCGTCACGTTTCATCCCAAGCGCTGGGAACAGACCTATCTCACATGGATGGCAGGGGTCAAAGACTGGTGCATCTCCCGGCAGCTGTGGTGGGGCCATCGCATTCCGGTGTTCTACTGCGAGGACTGCGGCTGGACCGATGCGCTCATCGAGGACGTCGAGATATGCCCCGTCTGCGGCGGCCGGCACGTCCATCAGGACGAGAACGTGCTCGACACCTGGTTCTCCAGCCAGCTGTGGACCTTCGCGACCCAGGGCTGGCCGCAGACCCCCGAGGCACTTGAGGGACATCATCCGACCACCGCGCTCGTCACGGCGCGCGACATCATCGCCCTGTGGGTCGCCCGGATGATCATGAGCTCGCTGTATTTTCTCGGCGAGGTCCCGTTTCACGATGTCGTGATCTATCCCACGATACTGGCCGCCGACGGCAGTCGCATGTCGAAGTCGAAGGGCAACGGCGTCGACCCGATGGATCTCATCGAGCGCTACGGCGCCGATGCGATGCGCTTCAACCTGCTGTCGCTGTGCACGGGCAATCAAGACGTGCGCTTCGACGCTGAGTTCGATCCCAAGACCGGGGATTTCGTCCGCTCCGCTCGCACCGAGCAGGCTCGGGCCTTTGTCACCAAGATCTGGAACGCGAGTCGTTTTCTACTCCTGAACATGGATGGCTACACCCCCGGGCCCCCGGTCGCCGACACGGCCGCCGACGCATGGATCCTGTCGCGCCTCGCCAAGACGGCAGCCGCGGTGACCGACGGCATCGCCGGCTACGCGTTCGGTGACACGGCTCGCACGATCCACGGCTTCGTATGGAACGAGGTATGCGACTGGTACATCGAGGTCACCAAGACGAGGCTCAAAGATGTCTCCTCGCGGGCGCAGACGCAGAGAAACCTCATCTTCGTGCTCGATGTCTCCCTCAGGCTCCTGCATCCGCTCATGCCGTTTGTCACCGAGGCGATCTGGGGCTCCATGCCGGCCTCCTGGCTCGATTTCAGCCGGGACGGTCAGTCGCATGAACGCGCGGAGCAGCTCATGGATGCAGCATGGCCGGAACCCGAAGCGCTGTCCGCCTATATCGATGAGCGCTCGGAGCGCGCCTTCGAGCTGGCTCGCAGCGTCGTCGCAGCCGTCCGCTCCACACGCGCGCGCTATCGCCTCTCTCCGCGGGCAGCACTCGGGGTGCGTGTTCGGACACAGGTGCCGGCGGTTGCTGAGACCCTGCGCGAGCAAGCCGATTTCATCTGCGGCATCGCGGCGGTGAGAGATCTCGAGGTCTCTTCAGCCGACGGCTTTCATAAGCCGACGGGCTCTGTCACCGTCGTCGAGCCGGATTTTGACGTGCATGTCATCGTGGGTGATCTCGTGGATCTGGAAGCCGAGCGCCTCCGGCTCGCGCGCGAGATCGAGCGGGCGAGGGCGGATCTGGCCGGCGTCGAGCGGACGCTTTCAAATCAGGGTTTCATCTCGAAGGCCGCGCCCGAGATCGTCAGCCGCAAGCGGAACCGGGCCCGCGAGCTCACCGAGACGATCCAGGGTCTTGTCGATCAGGCTCACGAGCTCGATTGA
- the thrS gene encoding threonine--tRNA ligase translates to MRDQISVRLPDGSQRELPAESTLADLAASIGAGLARAALAGKVNGEIVDLARPLACGDEVEILTNRSGADALAVLRHSAAHILAAAMAHLYGDVVFGTGPAIEDGFYYDMRLPRSISPDDFSTIEAEMKKIVAADLPFVREEVGYDEARRLLADQPLKLELIAEHEANGDALTIYRVGDFIDLCAGPHLSSTGMLKAFSLTKLAGAYWRANADNEMLTRLYGTAFFSKRDLEEHLFRLEEAAKRDHKKLGRELGIFTMFDEAGPGLPLYLPAGARVIRLMETWLSRELYRRGYQEVITPHIYKSDVWKTSGHYGYYRDNMYFFNINEGTAEEPRLSEFGVKPMNCPGHVLIYKNDLHSYRELPIRYFEFGTVYRHELSGAVNGLFRARGFTQDDAHVFCREDQVIDEIDSIMDTVDFIMGTFELPYTCEISTRPDKSIGGDDMWEKAERFLAEALDRRGIPFEINAGDGAFYGPKIDVKVKDSLGRTWQCSTIQVDFNLPERFDLSYRTADNDELRPWMLHRAIFGSIDRFLGIVIEHTAGNFPLWLAPVQCAIIPIADRHLDYACEIKRLIEAAGGRAEVAEHNEPMRAKIARAEAKKVPYMLVVGDKEAAARTVSVREHSEGDRGSMPIDEFLSIIEAARV, encoded by the coding sequence ATGCGTGATCAGATTTCGGTGAGGCTCCCGGATGGCTCGCAGCGCGAGCTGCCGGCGGAATCGACGCTCGCCGACCTCGCGGCGTCGATCGGTGCCGGTCTCGCCCGCGCCGCGCTCGCCGGCAAGGTGAACGGCGAGATCGTCGATCTCGCCCGGCCGCTCGCCTGTGGCGACGAGGTCGAGATCCTGACGAATCGAAGCGGTGCCGACGCGCTCGCCGTGCTGCGCCACTCCGCGGCGCACATCCTGGCCGCCGCCATGGCGCACCTGTACGGTGACGTGGTGTTCGGCACGGGTCCCGCGATCGAGGACGGCTTCTACTATGACATGCGGCTGCCCCGCTCGATCAGCCCGGACGATTTTTCGACCATCGAAGCCGAGATGAAAAAGATCGTCGCGGCAGATCTTCCCTTCGTGCGCGAGGAGGTCGGCTATGACGAGGCGCGTCGACTTCTGGCCGATCAGCCCCTGAAGCTCGAACTCATCGCCGAGCACGAGGCGAACGGCGATGCGCTCACGATCTATCGCGTGGGCGATTTCATCGATCTGTGCGCCGGGCCGCATCTGAGCTCGACTGGGATGCTCAAGGCGTTCTCGCTCACGAAGCTCGCCGGCGCCTACTGGCGCGCGAACGCCGACAACGAGATGCTCACCCGTCTGTACGGCACCGCGTTCTTCTCCAAGAGGGATCTCGAGGAGCATCTGTTCCGCCTTGAGGAGGCCGCCAAGCGCGACCACAAGAAGCTCGGCCGAGAGCTGGGCATCTTCACGATGTTCGACGAGGCCGGCCCGGGGCTGCCGCTGTATCTGCCCGCCGGCGCGCGCGTGATCCGCCTCATGGAGACCTGGCTGTCCCGCGAGCTGTATCGTCGCGGCTACCAGGAGGTCATCACCCCGCATATCTACAAGTCCGACGTATGGAAGACCTCGGGTCACTACGGCTACTATCGCGACAACATGTACTTCTTCAACATCAACGAGGGTACCGCGGAGGAGCCGCGCCTCTCGGAGTTCGGTGTGAAGCCCATGAACTGCCCCGGCCATGTGCTCATCTACAAAAACGATCTGCACAGCTACCGTGAGCTGCCCATCCGCTATTTCGAGTTCGGCACCGTCTACCGGCACGAGCTGTCAGGAGCTGTGAACGGGCTGTTCCGGGCGCGCGGCTTCACACAGGATGATGCGCACGTGTTCTGCCGCGAGGATCAGGTGATCGACGAGATCGACTCGATCATGGACACGGTCGATTTCATCATGGGCACCTTCGAGCTGCCTTATACCTGTGAGATCTCGACGAGGCCGGACAAGAGCATCGGTGGCGACGACATGTGGGAGAAGGCGGAGCGCTTCTTGGCGGAGGCGCTCGACCGACGCGGTATACCCTTTGAGATCAACGCCGGCGACGGTGCGTTCTACGGTCCCAAGATCGACGTGAAGGTCAAAGACTCGCTCGGGCGAACCTGGCAGTGCTCGACCATCCAGGTGGACTTCAACCTGCCTGAGCGCTTCGATCTGAGCTACCGCACGGCCGACAACGACGAGCTGCGCCCATGGATGCTTCATCGGGCCATCTTCGGTTCGATCGATCGGTTTCTGGGCATCGTCATCGAGCACACGGCGGGTAATTTTCCGCTGTGGCTGGCTCCGGTGCAGTGCGCCATCATCCCGATCGCCGATCGTCATCTCGACTACGCCTGCGAGATCAAGCGACTCATCGAGGCGGCCGGCGGGCGCGCCGAGGTCGCCGAGCACAACGAGCCGATGCGTGCCAAGATCGCCCGCGCGGAGGCTAAAAAGGTACCCTATATGCTCGTTGTCGGGGACAAGGAGGCGGCCGCTCGCACGGTGTCGGTTCGCGAACACAGCGAGGGCGATCGGGGATCCATGCCGATCGACGAGTTTCTGAGCATCATCGAGGCCGCTCGCGTGTGA
- a CDS encoding FAD-dependent oxidoreductase, translated as MDHSILFSSARIGSVQIKNRYVMAPMGPLGLSDAGGGWSQRGIDYYVARAKGGTGLITTGVTFSDTDVETHGVGNVPLSTFNPPQFIRTSREMCERVHAYDAKIFLQMSAGFGRVTIPGTVGDAQAVAPSAIPHRWLDTTCRPLRISEVRRIVESFGQGARNAQKAGFDGVEIHAVHEGYLLDQFAISMFNRRSDEYGGSLENRLRFAREILEEIKSRCGADFPVSLRFSLKSMIKDWRDGALPEETFEERGRDTEEGIQAARLLESFGYDALSCDVGTYDSWWWNHPPMYQKKGLYRAFCKVVKQAVSVPVICAGRMDDPDVAAAALSEGDCDMIGLGRPLLADPEIVNKIRSKRFDQVRPCLSCQEGCMGRIQHFAALSCAVNPQAGRESDMALTPLVGAPKHVMIIGGGVAGCEAARVLALRGHTPELFERTERLGGNLIPGGVPDFKEDDHALAAWYVTMLAQLGVPVHLGSEITSEIASRGDFDAVIVATGSVPKVFSLGDDERTFTAAQVLLGERDAGRRAAVIGGGLVGCELALWLAMNGTHVTIVEAMSRILALNGPLCSANRDMLERLVPYNGISVITSAQAKSYADGILTVETSDGAQKLPCDSVILSVGYRENNALYEKLASSAPEIYLLGDARHVSNIMYAIWDAFEIANHI; from the coding sequence ATGGATCACAGCATCTTGTTTTCATCTGCACGCATCGGCTCGGTTCAGATCAAAAACCGCTATGTCATGGCGCCGATGGGTCCGCTCGGACTCTCAGACGCGGGTGGAGGTTGGAGTCAGCGCGGAATAGATTATTACGTCGCGCGTGCAAAGGGCGGCACGGGTCTGATCACGACCGGGGTCACCTTCTCCGACACCGACGTCGAGACTCACGGAGTGGGCAACGTCCCCCTCTCGACCTTCAATCCTCCGCAGTTCATCCGTACGAGTCGCGAGATGTGCGAGCGGGTGCACGCGTATGACGCAAAGATATTCTTGCAGATGTCCGCCGGATTCGGACGTGTGACGATTCCCGGGACCGTGGGAGACGCGCAGGCGGTCGCTCCGAGCGCGATCCCGCATCGCTGGCTTGACACGACCTGCCGGCCTCTGCGCATATCAGAGGTCAGACGGATCGTCGAGTCGTTCGGTCAGGGTGCTCGAAACGCGCAGAAGGCGGGCTTCGACGGCGTCGAGATCCATGCGGTGCACGAGGGCTATCTGCTCGATCAGTTCGCGATCTCCATGTTCAACCGACGCTCGGACGAGTACGGCGGCTCGCTTGAGAACCGTCTGCGCTTCGCGCGCGAGATCCTCGAGGAGATAAAGTCGCGCTGCGGCGCCGATTTCCCCGTCTCGTTGCGATTCAGCTTGAAGAGCATGATCAAGGACTGGCGCGACGGAGCGCTGCCGGAGGAGACCTTCGAAGAGCGCGGACGCGACACCGAGGAGGGCATTCAGGCGGCTCGACTGCTCGAGTCCTTCGGCTACGATGCGCTCAGCTGCGACGTGGGAACCTATGACTCGTGGTGGTGGAACCATCCGCCGATGTATCAGAAAAAGGGCCTTTATCGTGCATTCTGCAAGGTCGTGAAGCAGGCTGTGAGCGTGCCGGTCATATGCGCGGGCCGCATGGACGATCCCGACGTGGCCGCCGCCGCGCTCTCAGAGGGCGACTGCGACATGATCGGACTGGGTCGTCCGCTTCTGGCTGATCCCGAGATCGTGAACAAGATTCGATCGAAAAGATTCGACCAGGTGCGCCCCTGTCTTTCGTGCCAAGAGGGCTGCATGGGCCGCATTCAACATTTTGCGGCATTGAGCTGCGCTGTGAACCCGCAGGCGGGACGCGAGAGCGACATGGCTCTGACGCCGCTTGTGGGCGCGCCGAAGCATGTCATGATAATCGGCGGTGGCGTCGCGGGTTGCGAGGCGGCGCGTGTCCTGGCGCTGCGCGGCCACACTCCGGAGCTGTTCGAGCGCACCGAGCGGCTGGGCGGCAATCTCATTCCCGGTGGCGTCCCCGACTTCAAGGAGGACGACCACGCCCTGGCGGCTTGGTACGTGACCATGTTGGCTCAGCTCGGAGTTCCCGTGCACCTGGGAAGCGAGATCACCTCGGAGATCGCCTCACGCGGTGATTTCGATGCGGTGATCGTAGCGACAGGGTCCGTGCCGAAGGTCTTCTCGCTCGGCGACGATGAGCGCACCTTCACCGCGGCCCAAGTGCTTCTGGGAGAGCGCGATGCGGGCCGACGCGCCGCCGTGATCGGCGGCGGACTCGTCGGCTGCGAGCTGGCGCTGTGGCTCGCCATGAACGGTACGCATGTGACGATCGTCGAGGCCATGTCGAGGATTCTGGCCCTGAACGGGCCGCTGTGCTCCGCGAACAGGGATATGCTCGAGCGGCTCGTGCCCTATAACGGGATCAGCGTCATCACGAGTGCGCAGGCGAAGAGCTACGCGGACGGAATCCTCACGGTGGAGACCTCTGATGGCGCACAGAAGCTGCCCTGCGACAGCGTGATCTTGTCAGTCGGCTATCGCGAGAACAATGCGCTCTACGAAAAGCTGGCATCGAGCGCGCCCGAGATATACCTTCTGGGCGACGCGCGACACGTCTCCAACATCATGTACGCGATCTGGGATGCTTTTGAGATCGCCAACCACATCTGA